A region of Veillonellaceae bacterium DNA encodes the following proteins:
- a CDS encoding HAD-IIB family hydrolase, translated as MIAIDLDGTLLHDDMTISSYSRDVIKKASEEGFKVVIATGRMWNSARKKMEVLELGNVPVVCYTGAWIMMGETGEAIYQEGMDPEFASKALLVRIC; from the coding sequence ATGATAGCGATTGATCTTGACGGTACGCTCCTGCATGACGACATGACCATTTCCTCATACTCCCGTGATGTGATCAAGAAAGCATCTGAGGAAGGATTCAAGGTCGTCATTGCTACGGGACGCATGTGGAATTCCGCCAGGAAGAAAATGGAAGTGCTCGAACTGGGCAATGTCCCGGTCGTATGCTATACGGGCGCATGGATCATGATGGGTGAAACGGGGGAAGCCATCTATCAGGAAGGGATGGATCCGGAGTTTGCTTCGAAGGCTCTTTTGGTGCGGATTTGTTAA
- a CDS encoding efflux RND transporter periplasmic adaptor subunit, with protein MLIGNARKKAGIAAAVILFGITGLTAGCGTTAQRSNAVSVKTMKVLQQDVSVSHDYSGEVQSTDAVAIKPRVSGSIVEKYFTSGQAVEKGQPLYKIDDRQYSSQVLSARSNVDKARTAYNNSLIDLQRYEKLEASGAIAEQTLTTQRATVETNRSEYEDMQALLQEAEENLDDTVVRSPISGKLSVDDVAAGTYVTSGSTQLVSVGTINPVYVSFSVSENEFLNFRENSRKPKESDGAGSEFVPPTATLTLSNGSKYSETSTTYTADRQLNQSTGTLTIKALFNNDSHLLLPGMFAKVTIEGQPQKDALLVPQRAVQQVLNKSFVIVVGPDNKSVSKIVELGDEVGSYYVVKSGLTKDDNVVVEGLTNLKEGQDLNPTETNAQELGLSLTTSTTPSYAVTSQQS; from the coding sequence ATGTTGATAGGAAATGCAAGGAAGAAGGCAGGAATAGCGGCAGCTGTGATTCTTTTCGGAATCACGGGACTGACGGCCGGATGCGGTACGACGGCGCAGAGAAGCAATGCTGTTTCTGTAAAGACGATGAAGGTGCTCCAGCAGGATGTATCTGTTTCCCATGATTATTCAGGGGAAGTACAGTCGACGGATGCGGTAGCCATCAAGCCAAGAGTTTCCGGTTCTATTGTGGAAAAGTATTTTACCAGCGGTCAGGCTGTCGAGAAGGGGCAGCCGCTTTATAAGATTGACGACCGTCAGTATTCGTCCCAGGTACTTTCTGCAAGGTCCAATGTGGATAAGGCCAGGACGGCTTACAACAATTCCCTGATCGATCTCCAGCGCTATGAAAAGCTGGAGGCTTCGGGCGCGATTGCAGAGCAGACGCTCACGACGCAGAGGGCGACGGTGGAAACAAACCGTTCTGAATATGAAGATATGCAGGCACTTTTACAGGAAGCAGAGGAAAATCTGGATGATACTGTCGTCCGTTCTCCTATATCAGGAAAGCTTTCTGTCGATGATGTAGCGGCAGGGACGTATGTGACGTCGGGTTCGACACAGCTCGTATCTGTCGGCACAATCAATCCGGTCTATGTTTCTTTCTCTGTCAGTGAAAATGAATTCCTGAATTTTAGGGAAAACAGCCGCAAACCCAAGGAGAGCGATGGAGCAGGCAGTGAATTTGTTCCGCCGACGGCAACGCTTACACTCAGCAATGGTTCCAAGTATTCGGAAACAAGCACGACGTATACTGCTGACCGCCAGCTCAATCAATCCACCGGTACGCTCACGATCAAAGCGCTCTTCAATAATGACAGTCATCTTCTGCTTCCAGGCATGTTTGCCAAGGTTACGATTGAGGGCCAGCCGCAGAAGGATGCGCTTCTTGTCCCGCAAAGAGCGGTGCAGCAGGTTCTTAACAAGTCCTTTGTCATCGTCGTAGGACCGGATAATAAGTCTGTTTCCAAGATTGTGGAGCTTGGGGATGAAGTAGGAAGCTACTATGTCGTCAAGAGCGGTCTTACCAAGGATGACAATGTCGTTGTAGAAGGGCTGACGAATCTGAAGGAAGGGCAGGATCTGAATCCTACAGAAACGAATGCGCAGGAACTGGGGCTGTCCCTGACAACGAGCACGACGCCGTCTTATGCCGTTACCTCCCAGCAGTCATAA
- a CDS encoding DMT family transporter, whose amino-acid sequence MKYRLLLVLAALIWGSAFVAQVVGMDTIGPFTFGGVRFLLGSASLLPIIYMNRHKENPKSTKIPLWAAFLMTGLPLFAAATIQQVGLQFTTASKASFLTANYILLVPFFGLFLGHPLRLTHLVGAVTAITGVYLMSIKSDFTISPGDLMMLLCAIFFSLQILALDYLTQRFDPVLLSSGQFFVTGILNLVLAFMYETPTWTGIEGAMGALLYTGILSSGVAYTLQAVGQKYMPPTEASMILSLEMVFGGLSGVLFLGDTFTERQMAGIAAMCIGVFVSQLPSRAILRLREKPIS is encoded by the coding sequence ATGAAATATCGTCTTCTGCTCGTACTGGCGGCCTTGATCTGGGGCTCTGCCTTTGTGGCGCAGGTCGTCGGCATGGACACGATCGGTCCATTTACCTTCGGCGGCGTACGTTTCCTCTTAGGAAGCGCAAGCCTTCTGCCCATCATTTATATGAACCGGCATAAGGAAAATCCCAAGTCCACGAAGATTCCGCTCTGGGCGGCGTTCCTCATGACAGGACTTCCCCTTTTTGCCGCCGCCACGATCCAGCAGGTCGGCCTGCAGTTTACCACGGCATCAAAGGCCAGTTTCCTGACAGCCAATTACATACTCTTAGTCCCCTTCTTCGGACTTTTTCTGGGACATCCGCTCCGCCTGACGCACCTTGTCGGTGCCGTCACAGCTATTACAGGCGTCTACCTCATGTCCATCAAATCAGATTTCACCATCAGCCCGGGCGACCTTATGATGCTTCTCTGCGCTATTTTCTTCTCCCTGCAGATTCTGGCGCTTGACTATCTGACACAGAGATTTGATCCTGTTCTTCTTTCATCGGGGCAGTTCTTCGTCACAGGCATCCTGAACCTCGTCCTTGCCTTTATGTATGAAACACCGACATGGACAGGGATCGAAGGCGCTATGGGCGCTCTCCTCTATACTGGCATCCTTTCAAGCGGCGTTGCTTACACGCTGCAGGCAGTCGGGCAGAAATACATGCCTCCGACCGAAGCCTCCATGATTTTAAGCCTTGAAATGGTCTTTGGCGGATTGAGCGGCGTCCTTTTCCTGGGTGACACATTCACCGAACGCCAGATGGCAGGCATTGCCGCCATGTGCATAGGCGTATTCGTCTCACAGCTTCCAAGCCGGGCCATTCTCCGGCTGAGAGAAAAACCCATCTCATAA
- a CDS encoding 2-hydroxyacid dehydrogenase has product MKEIVIAQPLGITGELLESLAAGLKKEGWNLTAYDKVPSGQEELGKRIEGADIAVIANYPLKKEALEKAASLKYLCVAFTGVDHVDIAYCRERHIAVSNCAGYSTESVAELAFGMALSLYRMLPECGEAVRNGKTNAGLCGIELKGRKFGIIGTGAIGQRVAGLAQAFGCEVYGYSRTPKTYLVNYTDLDTLLKTCDIISIHVPLTDETRGLINKEKIALMKKDAILINTARGPVVDSKALADALKKGKIAGAGIDVFEGEPPLPADHPLLSAPHTILSPHVGFDTEEAMERRAILVFHNIENYLKGDQKNVIC; this is encoded by the coding sequence ATGAAAGAAATCGTTATCGCGCAGCCATTAGGCATCACCGGGGAGCTTTTGGAATCCCTCGCAGCCGGTCTTAAGAAAGAAGGCTGGAACCTGACCGCTTATGACAAAGTTCCCTCTGGCCAGGAAGAACTCGGTAAACGCATCGAAGGTGCTGACATCGCTGTCATTGCCAACTATCCTCTGAAAAAGGAAGCACTGGAAAAAGCAGCTTCCCTCAAGTACCTCTGCGTCGCTTTCACCGGTGTCGATCATGTCGATATAGCTTACTGCAGGGAAAGACATATTGCCGTATCCAACTGCGCAGGCTACTCCACCGAATCCGTAGCTGAACTTGCCTTCGGCATGGCGCTTTCTCTCTACCGCATGCTTCCTGAATGCGGGGAAGCCGTAAGAAATGGAAAAACGAACGCAGGCCTCTGCGGCATCGAGCTCAAGGGAAGAAAATTCGGCATCATCGGAACAGGCGCCATCGGACAGCGTGTGGCTGGTCTTGCCCAGGCATTCGGATGCGAAGTCTACGGATACAGCCGTACGCCAAAGACTTACCTTGTCAACTACACCGATCTTGATACCCTTCTTAAGACCTGTGACATCATTTCCATCCATGTTCCCCTGACCGATGAAACAAGAGGACTGATTAATAAGGAAAAGATTGCCCTCATGAAGAAGGATGCCATCCTGATCAATACTGCCAGAGGCCCTGTCGTAGACAGCAAAGCCCTTGCCGATGCGCTGAAGAAAGGAAAAATTGCTGGCGCAGGCATCGACGTCTTTGAAGGCGAACCTCCGCTTCCTGCCGATCATCCGCTCCTCTCTGCTCCTCACACCATCCTTTCGCCGCACGTAGGCTTTGATACGGAAGAGGCGATGGAAAGAAGAGCCATCCTTGTATTCCACAACATTGAGAACTACCTGAAAGGTGACCAGAAAAACGTCATCTGCTGA
- a CDS encoding cell wall metabolism sensor histidine kinase WalK, with amino-acid sequence MGIISVLLTFLLSAILYYQGMQDQFSHEVGHLTETMAQALSKSDEARSEEYLDRMFKENHGKMHIVWMNTDGTVLYDSKPDPGRDYLTNPVVQEALDKGSAYEVHKEGNDTPKNYYATMAPDDTLLRISVERTIPYRGFSSYLPEIIVFLLVFMVGCLAAAEKETEKILRPFHLLGDLVQQIMEGRPAHKLPDDYKELQPLIAKVEEQHNDIENYLEDIEEERNTIRTVVDTIADGIILLNEDKEIVDYNKTVEELFGLKEDKRFRRIASLYHDEDWLRAIGRAYHAEGRQEYTMTLFGRPYRMVMNHIELNDGEEKGLLIVLRDLTAAYTAEKMRREFSANVSHELKTPLTSISGFAEMIANGMYQKPEDVRLFGSRIMNESQRMLTLIDTIMHLSKVEETETTITWKTVSVDSLVRYAADLIKPQADAKGVTIDIDAQPLYTYGNPALLSELIMNLLDNSVKYNHQGGHISVRLAPEGEDKLSISVSDNGIGIPKEKQGRVFERFYRADESRTKATGGSGLGLAICKHIVEKHKGTLNISSIEGEGTTVTAILPRLSDADVNKENAEALTAKKEAADAESGRLAALEAEEDKAREEAAKKEEAEKAETQKKDEEAKFHHKGKKLKKNKKSKKKNSDHAKDAPPKEDDESKKKK; translated from the coding sequence AGAATCACGGGAAAATGCACATCGTATGGATGAACACAGATGGAACCGTTCTGTATGACAGCAAGCCTGATCCGGGAAGGGATTATCTGACGAATCCTGTCGTTCAGGAAGCGCTCGATAAAGGCAGCGCCTATGAAGTCCATAAGGAAGGCAACGATACGCCGAAGAACTATTATGCGACAATGGCTCCTGATGACACGCTGCTTCGTATATCCGTAGAAAGAACGATCCCTTACAGGGGATTCTCCTCCTATTTACCTGAAATCATCGTATTCCTCCTTGTTTTCATGGTTGGATGCCTCGCGGCTGCCGAGAAGGAGACAGAAAAAATTCTCAGGCCGTTTCATCTTTTGGGAGATCTGGTCCAGCAGATCATGGAAGGCAGGCCCGCTCATAAGCTGCCTGACGATTACAAGGAACTCCAGCCTTTGATTGCAAAGGTGGAAGAACAGCATAATGATATAGAGAACTATCTGGAAGATATCGAGGAAGAAAGAAATACGATCCGCACCGTCGTCGATACGATTGCGGATGGCATTATCCTTTTGAATGAAGACAAGGAAATTGTCGATTACAACAAGACCGTCGAAGAACTCTTCGGACTGAAGGAAGACAAGCGCTTCAGAAGAATCGCAAGCCTTTATCATGACGAAGACTGGCTGCGCGCCATCGGCCGCGCATACCACGCTGAAGGACGCCAGGAATATACCATGACGCTTTTCGGCCGTCCTTACCGTATGGTCATGAACCATATCGAGCTGAATGATGGCGAGGAGAAGGGCCTCCTGATCGTACTGCGCGACCTGACAGCTGCATACACGGCAGAGAAGATGCGCCGCGAATTCTCTGCAAACGTTTCGCATGAACTGAAGACGCCACTGACATCCATCAGCGGCTTTGCTGAAATGATTGCAAACGGCATGTACCAGAAACCGGAAGACGTGCGTCTTTTCGGCAGCCGTATCATGAATGAGTCCCAGCGTATGCTGACGCTCATTGATACGATCATGCACCTTTCCAAAGTGGAAGAAACAGAAACAACAATTACATGGAAGACGGTATCCGTGGACAGCCTTGTCCGCTATGCCGCCGATCTCATCAAGCCGCAGGCAGATGCCAAGGGCGTGACGATCGATATTGATGCGCAGCCTCTCTATACCTATGGCAATCCTGCGCTTCTTTCCGAACTCATCATGAACCTTCTGGACAACAGCGTGAAATACAACCACCAAGGTGGTCATATTTCTGTACGCCTTGCACCGGAAGGAGAGGACAAGCTTTCTATTTCCGTATCGGATAACGGCATAGGCATTCCGAAGGAAAAGCAGGGGAGAGTCTTTGAAAGATTCTACCGCGCCGACGAAAGCCGCACCAAGGCAACAGGCGGAAGCGGTCTGGGTCTTGCCATCTGCAAGCATATTGTCGAAAAACATAAGGGCACTTTGAACATCAGCAGTATAGAAGGCGAAGGAACGACAGTGACCGCCATCCTTCCGCGCCTTTCTGATGCCGATGTGAACAAGGAAAATGCAGAAGCCCTTACTGCCAAGAAGGAAGCAGCTGATGCTGAGTCCGGACGTCTGGCGGCTCTGGAAGCAGAAGAAGATAAGGCAAGAGAAGAAGCGGCTAAGAAGGAAGAGGCAGAAAAGGCAGAGACTCAAAAGAAAGACGAAGAAGCCAAATTCCACCATAAGGGAAAGAAGCTTAAAAAGAACAAGAAGTCAAAGAAGAAAAACTCTGACCATGCAAAGGATGCCCCGCCTAAAGAAGACGACGAATCCAAGAAAAAGAAATAA
- a CDS encoding RluA family pseudouridine synthase: MKEFRVRESEAGQSVWKYITKLMPGASAGLLRKSLRKKNITLNDKKLEGKEKIQAGDSIKIWFSDETIDKFMGKEEKVSERKADGDELSGRIVYEDHDVILVNKPEGLLTQGDASGEKSLNDEILAYLKDEVTPVFKPSVCNRLDRNTSGLVIAGKNIHALQAMNEIIRKRDVRKIYTALVYGEMKGKGKLEGYLQKNHEDNQVRLVKKSEDAQHIEILYEAKGTYRKEGITFTRMEIELLTGRSHQIRVQMSGEGHPLLGDKKYGTRDSIEASRKLGIKRQMLHAGLLSFPSFEEGFEGVSGKSFCAPLPEDMEKLIQK, encoded by the coding sequence ATGAAAGAATTCAGGGTCCGCGAATCGGAAGCGGGGCAGAGTGTATGGAAATACATCACGAAATTGATGCCCGGTGCATCAGCCGGCCTTCTGCGGAAGAGTCTTCGCAAGAAAAATATAACGCTGAACGACAAGAAGCTTGAAGGAAAGGAAAAAATCCAGGCAGGGGACAGCATAAAAATCTGGTTTTCTGATGAAACGATAGATAAGTTCATGGGAAAAGAAGAAAAGGTCTCAGAAAGGAAAGCTGACGGGGATGAGCTCTCCGGAAGGATTGTCTATGAAGATCATGATGTGATCCTTGTCAATAAGCCGGAAGGGCTTTTGACGCAGGGGGATGCATCCGGGGAAAAGTCATTGAATGATGAAATCCTTGCGTACCTGAAGGATGAAGTGACGCCTGTTTTCAAGCCGTCCGTCTGCAACCGCCTCGACAGGAATACGAGCGGCCTTGTCATTGCAGGAAAGAATATCCATGCCCTGCAGGCCATGAATGAAATCATCCGGAAGCGTGATGTGAGAAAGATCTACACAGCGCTTGTTTACGGAGAAATGAAGGGAAAGGGAAAGCTGGAAGGCTATCTCCAAAAAAATCATGAGGATAACCAGGTACGTCTTGTGAAGAAATCGGAAGATGCGCAGCACATTGAAATCCTCTATGAAGCCAAAGGAACGTATCGTAAAGAGGGAATAACCTTCACGCGCATGGAAATCGAGCTCCTGACAGGACGGTCCCATCAGATCCGCGTACAGATGTCAGGAGAAGGTCATCCGCTTCTGGGGGATAAGAAGTACGGGACAAGGGACAGCATCGAAGCGTCAAGGAAGCTTGGCATCAAAAGGCAGATGCTCCATGCCGGACTTCTATCATTTCCTTCCTTTGAAGAAGGCTTTGAAGGCGTCTCAGGGAAATCCTTCTGCGCGCCGCTTCCTGAAGATATGGAAAAACTCATTCAGAAATAG
- a CDS encoding carbon-nitrogen hydrolase family protein, with amino-acid sequence MMKVKDGQCRVAVVQAEPVMFDKKACLSKALSLLKKAAKGGANLVVFPELFIPGYPYGMNFGFSVGRRTADGRKDWKRYSDASIVVGEGETEALKEEARRLGVYVSIGISERDAVNGTLYNSNLLISPDGEVLTHRKLKPTGSERVVWGDANEGYFPVMDTPWGPIGCLICWESYMPLARTALYQKGITIYISCNTNDNAEWQHTIRHIALEGRCFVINCDMLITKDSYPGDLATAPEKDAVSKGIVCRGGSCVIDPYGHDISETVWDMERIIYADLDMEDAAAAKMEFDPCGHYARNDVLSLHVDDK; translated from the coding sequence ATGATGAAAGTAAAGGACGGACAATGCCGGGTGGCTGTGGTGCAGGCGGAGCCTGTGATGTTTGATAAGAAGGCCTGTCTTTCGAAGGCTTTATCTCTTTTGAAGAAGGCGGCTAAGGGCGGGGCGAATCTTGTTGTGTTTCCGGAGCTTTTTATTCCCGGTTATCCTTATGGAATGAATTTCGGCTTTTCTGTGGGACGCCGTACGGCTGATGGCAGGAAGGACTGGAAGCGTTATTCGGATGCATCCATTGTTGTGGGAGAGGGAGAGACGGAAGCGCTGAAGGAAGAAGCCAGAAGACTTGGCGTGTATGTAAGCATCGGCATCTCGGAAAGGGATGCGGTGAACGGGACTCTTTATAATTCAAATCTTCTGATTTCCCCGGATGGTGAAGTATTGACGCACAGGAAGCTCAAGCCTACGGGCTCGGAGCGTGTGGTCTGGGGCGATGCGAATGAGGGATATTTCCCTGTCATGGATACGCCTTGGGGTCCGATTGGCTGCCTGATCTGCTGGGAGAGTTACATGCCTCTTGCGAGGACGGCGCTGTACCAGAAGGGTATTACGATTTATATTTCCTGCAATACGAATGATAATGCAGAATGGCAGCATACGATTCGTCATATTGCACTGGAAGGACGCTGTTTTGTCATCAACTGCGATATGCTGATTACGAAGGATTCATATCCGGGTGATCTGGCAACGGCTCCGGAGAAGGATGCTGTTTCCAAGGGGATCGTATGCCGCGGAGGAAGCTGCGTGATTGATCCTTATGGTCATGATATTTCCGAGACGGTATGGGATATGGAGCGTATTATTTATGCGGATCTGGATATGGAGGACGCTGCGGCTGCCAAGATGGAATTTGATCCCTGCGGTCATTATGCAAGAAATGATGTCCTCTCACTCCATGTGGACGACAAATAA
- a CDS encoding multidrug efflux RND transporter permease subunit yields MSKFFIRRPIFAIVISLIIVLLGLISLSTLPIAQYPQISPPTIRLSANYTGANASIVNQTVAQVIEDQLNGVENMDYMSSTSSNSGSYSLSIVFDLDSDGDTDSVNVQNSANLAKNSLPSEVQQTGLTVRKASGDMVLMVNLYSPKGTYDQAFLKNYADIYLLDKLQRVNGVGNVNTFGSSYAMRIWLNPDKLAERGLTVADVTSAIKEQNVSAPAGTIGAQPAPATQEKQYSAKVEGRLTTPEQFGNIILKSASNGQFVRLKDVATIETGTQNESNNSKINGKSGIGFGVQLTNDANTLDTVTQVKQILSEAKDSFPPDLDYIIVMDNTSFINASIDEVKATFVESLILVVLVVFLFLQKWRTTLIPVLAVPVSIIGTFASFVLLDFSINTLTLFAMVLAIGMVVDDAIVVIENVEEHMEREELDPKAATEAAMDEVQGPIVATTAVLASIFIPVAFLGGITGVLYKQFAVTITISIAISAFVALTLTPALCGLLLKPGDTGFRHGPLAAFFHKFNSSFDRIREGYTKKVDWMIHHLKFAGIFLVVICVLMGTFYKILPSTFVPSEDQGFFMASIKMPEGTSLNQTIKTVDAMAAETKTIPGVKDVMTNAGGSSSNTGNLYVSLDNWDQRTASAESVTSIITKFNMMAAKDHPEASIYAFNVSSLPGLGMEGGWSMQLQDNLGLSDTELSDLAAKAVAACNARPELMSTRSDYSADTPSYEFSVDREKVKSLGINLSDVFTALQVNFGGTQVNDFNQFGRTYKVIVQAGTQYRSQADSLKFISVKTSSGDMVPLDTILTKSITTAPSSITRFNGVRSIAIQGSAASGYSSGEAMEAAKEAVLSVAPAGETIEWSGQSREENNSSSSTMKTLAMALVFAFLCLAALYESWSVPFAVLFTVPTGIFGALFSEYAINKMAALLGSTSDGFQNSVYMQIGIIMIIGLAAKNAILIVEFAKERVDNGMDPLEAAVEASRLRFRPILMTAFTSIIGCLPLALATGAGAGARCGMGVAVVGGMTFATLFGLFLIPAFYIVTEKAAAAIRGSKLGGGIKPHFKKQK; encoded by the coding sequence ATGTCTAAATTCTTTATCAGGCGTCCAATCTTTGCGATTGTCATTTCGCTGATTATCGTACTCCTCGGCCTGATCTCGCTTTCGACGCTGCCAATTGCACAGTATCCGCAGATCTCTCCGCCGACGATACGTCTCAGCGCTAATTATACGGGCGCAAACGCAAGCATCGTCAATCAGACGGTCGCCCAGGTCATTGAAGACCAGCTGAACGGCGTTGAAAATATGGACTACATGTCTTCGACGTCAAGCAACAGCGGTTCTTACAGCCTCTCGATTGTCTTTGACCTTGATTCTGACGGGGACACGGATTCCGTCAATGTACAGAACAGCGCCAATCTGGCCAAGAACAGCCTGCCTTCTGAGGTCCAGCAGACGGGCCTCACCGTCAGGAAAGCATCCGGCGATATGGTGCTGATGGTCAATCTGTATTCGCCAAAAGGTACGTATGACCAGGCCTTCCTTAAGAATTACGCAGATATTTACCTTCTGGATAAACTGCAGCGTGTAAACGGCGTAGGCAATGTCAATACGTTCGGCTCCAGTTATGCCATGAGAATCTGGCTGAATCCGGACAAGCTCGCTGAAAGAGGGCTGACGGTGGCAGACGTCACATCTGCCATCAAGGAGCAGAACGTGTCTGCTCCTGCCGGTACGATCGGCGCGCAGCCGGCACCGGCTACGCAGGAAAAGCAGTACAGTGCCAAAGTGGAGGGCCGTCTCACGACACCGGAACAGTTCGGGAATATCATCCTGAAGTCTGCTTCCAATGGCCAGTTTGTCCGTTTGAAGGATGTTGCCACGATTGAAACTGGTACACAGAATGAAAGCAATAATTCAAAGATCAACGGAAAGTCGGGGATCGGGTTCGGTGTACAGCTGACCAATGATGCAAATACCCTTGATACTGTCACGCAGGTCAAGCAGATCCTCTCGGAGGCCAAGGACAGTTTCCCGCCGGATCTTGATTACATCATCGTCATGGATAATACGTCGTTCATCAATGCATCCATTGATGAAGTCAAGGCTACATTCGTTGAATCTCTGATACTTGTCGTTCTCGTCGTATTCCTCTTCCTGCAGAAGTGGAGGACGACACTGATCCCGGTCCTCGCAGTGCCGGTTTCCATTATCGGTACGTTTGCTTCTTTCGTTCTTCTTGATTTTTCCATCAATACGCTGACACTCTTTGCGATGGTCCTGGCGATCGGCATGGTCGTCGATGATGCGATCGTCGTCATTGAAAACGTCGAAGAGCACATGGAAAGGGAGGAACTTGATCCAAAGGCTGCGACGGAAGCGGCTATGGATGAAGTGCAGGGACCAATTGTCGCAACAACGGCAGTTCTGGCGTCCATCTTCATTCCGGTTGCCTTCCTTGGCGGCATCACGGGTGTCCTTTACAAGCAGTTCGCTGTGACGATTACGATATCGATTGCGATTTCTGCATTTGTTGCACTGACGCTGACACCTGCCCTCTGCGGCCTTCTCCTGAAGCCGGGCGATACAGGATTCAGGCACGGCCCGCTTGCTGCATTCTTCCACAAGTTCAATTCTTCCTTCGACCGTATCCGCGAAGGCTATACGAAGAAGGTCGACTGGATGATTCATCATCTGAAGTTTGCAGGCATTTTCCTCGTTGTCATCTGCGTTCTTATGGGGACTTTCTACAAGATCCTTCCTTCGACCTTCGTTCCGTCGGAAGATCAGGGATTCTTCATGGCAAGCATCAAGATGCCTGAAGGGACGTCCCTCAATCAGACGATCAAGACAGTCGATGCCATGGCGGCAGAAACGAAGACGATTCCAGGTGTCAAGGATGTCATGACAAATGCAGGCGGATCCAGTTCGAATACAGGAAATCTTTACGTTTCTCTGGATAACTGGGATCAGCGGACTGCATCGGCCGAAAGTGTCACGTCCATTATTACCAAATTCAACATGATGGCGGCAAAAGATCATCCGGAAGCCAGCATTTATGCATTCAATGTGTCCTCGCTCCCGGGCCTTGGCATGGAAGGCGGCTGGAGCATGCAGCTGCAGGATAATCTGGGCCTTTCGGATACGGAACTCAGCGATCTTGCGGCCAAGGCTGTTGCAGCCTGCAACGCGCGTCCTGAGCTCATGAGTACAAGAAGTGACTACAGCGCCGATACGCCAAGCTATGAATTCTCTGTCGACCGCGAGAAGGTCAAGAGTCTTGGCATCAATTTGTCAGACGTATTTACGGCTCTTCAGGTCAACTTCGGCGGCACGCAGGTCAATGATTTCAATCAGTTCGGCCGTACGTACAAAGTCATCGTACAGGCAGGCACACAGTACCGCTCCCAGGCGGATTCCCTGAAGTTCATTTCCGTCAAGACTTCAAGCGGTGATATGGTTCCCCTTGATACCATCCTGACAAAATCCATTACGACAGCGCCTTCTTCCATTACGCGTTTCAATGGGGTAAGAAGTATTGCCATCCAGGGCAGTGCTGCTTCCGGCTACAGCTCCGGCGAAGCCATGGAAGCGGCTAAGGAAGCCGTCCTTTCTGTCGCTCCTGCAGGGGAGACGATTGAATGGTCCGGCCAGAGCCGCGAGGAAAACAACTCGTCGAGCTCAACGATGAAGACACTTGCCATGGCGCTTGTCTTTGCCTTCCTCTGCCTGGCAGCTCTCTATGAAAGCTGGTCAGTCCCGTTTGCCGTACTTTTTACCGTACCGACGGGTATTTTCGGAGCGCTTTTCTCTGAATATGCCATCAACAAAATGGCAGCGCTTCTCGGATCGACCAGTGATGGTTTCCAGAACAGCGTTTACATGCAGATCGGTATTATCATGATCATCGGTCTGGCGGCAAAGAATGCTATCCTGATTGTTGAATTTGCCAAGGAACGTGTCGATAACGGCATGGATCCGCTGGAGGCCGCAGTGGAGGCATCCCGTCTCCGCTTCCGTCCGATCCTCATGACAGCCTTCACCTCCATCATCGGCTGCCTGCCGCTGGCACTTGCAACAGGCGCGGGCGCAGGGGCCAGATGCGGCATGGGTGTTGCCGTTGTAGGCGGTATGACATTTGCTACGTTATTCGGGCTCTTCCTGATCCCGGCTTTCTATATCGTAACGGAGAAAGCAGCTGCTGCCATCCGCGGTTCAAAACTTGGCGGAGGCATCAAGCCGCATTTCAAAAAACAGAAGTAA